The following proteins are co-located in the Haloplanus sp. HW8-1 genome:
- a CDS encoding cupin domain-containing protein, producing the protein MTLDRLETLDPAPEEVLTAELVVNDDVLVKAFALGPGAELDAHAHADSTNVFHVLRGTVTVVQGGETEAITAPGVVHHQRGVSHGARNETDEVAVFTASLCPMPGSG; encoded by the coding sequence ATGACCCTCGACCGACTGGAGACGCTCGACCCGGCCCCCGAGGAGGTACTGACGGCCGAGTTGGTCGTCAACGACGACGTGTTGGTGAAAGCCTTCGCGCTCGGCCCCGGCGCGGAACTCGACGCCCACGCCCACGCCGATAGCACGAACGTCTTCCACGTGCTCCGGGGTACGGTGACCGTGGTTCAGGGCGGCGAGACGGAGGCCATCACGGCCCCCGGCGTCGTCCACCATCAGCGCGGCGTGAGTCACGGTGCCCGGAACGAGACGGACGAGGTGGCGGTGTTCACCGCCAGCCTCTGTCCGATGCCCGGGTCCGGATGA
- the guaA gene encoding glutamine-hydrolyzing GMP synthase — protein MVDVDEFIAEATAEIESEIGDANAIIALSGGVDSSVAAALAYRAIGDRLTPVYVDTGLMRKGETEGIRETFSFMDSLRIVEAQDRFLDALEGVTDPEEKRHAIGEGFIREFEREAREADADYLVQGTIYPDRIESEGNIKSHHNVGGLPDVIDFEGIVEPVRDLYKDEVREVARALDLEEVVSERMPFPGPGLAVRILGEVTEEKLDVAREACHIVEEEVEEHDPWQAFAAVIGKATGVKGDNRVHGWVVAVRSVESRDGMTARAQDLPWETLQRIQSRITGENDDVARVVYDVTHKPPATIEYE, from the coding sequence ATGGTCGACGTCGACGAATTCATCGCGGAGGCGACCGCGGAGATCGAGTCCGAGATCGGCGACGCGAACGCCATCATCGCGCTCTCGGGCGGCGTCGACTCGTCGGTCGCGGCCGCGCTGGCCTACCGCGCCATCGGCGACCGTCTCACGCCCGTCTACGTCGACACCGGGCTGATGCGGAAAGGGGAGACTGAGGGGATCCGCGAGACGTTCTCCTTCATGGACAGCCTGCGGATCGTCGAGGCACAGGACCGCTTCCTCGACGCCCTCGAAGGCGTGACCGACCCCGAGGAGAAGCGCCACGCCATCGGCGAAGGGTTCATCCGCGAGTTCGAACGCGAGGCCCGGGAGGCCGACGCCGACTACCTCGTCCAGGGGACCATCTACCCCGACCGCATCGAGAGCGAGGGTAACATCAAGTCCCACCACAACGTCGGCGGACTGCCCGACGTGATCGACTTCGAGGGCATCGTCGAACCCGTCCGCGACCTCTACAAGGACGAGGTGCGGGAGGTCGCCCGCGCCCTCGACCTCGAAGAGGTGGTCTCGGAACGGATGCCCTTCCCCGGGCCGGGACTCGCCGTTCGCATCCTCGGCGAGGTGACCGAGGAGAAACTGGACGTGGCCCGCGAGGCGTGTCACATCGTCGAGGAGGAGGTCGAAGAACACGATCCGTGGCAGGCCTTCGCGGCCGTCATCGGCAAGGCGACCGGCGTCAAGGGCGACAACCGGGTCCACGGCTGGGTGGTCGCCGTCCGGTCGGTCGAGAGCCGAGACGGCATGACCGCCCGCGCCCAGGATCTCCCGTGGGAGACCCTGCAACGGATTCAGAGCCGCATCACCGGCGAGAACGACGACGTCGCCCGCGTCGTCTACGACGTGACCCACAAACCGCCCGCGACCATCGAGTACGAATGA
- a CDS encoding DUF7126 family protein — MTRAIVAGPDDAGLGTALETEGIEVCRVEGVLTAAVLDDAGLADADLFVLTDLDEATAITVAKDRNPDVRVVVYSHDSLPEFVRGQADLAMDPDLFGVDMVAEELA; from the coding sequence ATGACCCGGGCCATCGTCGCCGGCCCGGACGACGCCGGCCTCGGGACCGCCTTGGAGACGGAAGGGATCGAGGTGTGCCGTGTCGAGGGCGTCCTCACCGCCGCAGTGCTCGACGACGCCGGCCTAGCCGACGCCGACCTGTTCGTCCTCACGGATCTCGACGAGGCGACGGCCATCACCGTCGCCAAGGACCGCAACCCCGACGTCCGGGTTGTCGTCTACAGCCACGACTCCCTGCCCGAGTTCGTGCGCGGGCAGGCCGACCTCGCGATGGATCCCGACCTGTTCGGCGTCGACATGGTCGCCGAGGAACTGGCCTGA